One segment of Halococcus saccharolyticus DSM 5350 DNA contains the following:
- a CDS encoding ABC transporter ATP-binding protein, which produces MSLAISTTDLKKSYGDVQALDGLSLSVERGEFFGLLGPNGAGKTTFINVLVGLVRKSGGEASVFGHDVEDEYREARDRIGLAPQEFNVDRFFPIREVLIHKAGYHGISTEEAGERADEALQTVGIYDKRETRFDWLSGGMKRRFMLARALVSDPDLLILDEPTAGVDVELRRDLWEIITELNDDGTTILLTTHYIEEAERLCDEVAIMDSGRKVTVASPDELMARGNDTIRLQLRESPARVPAIDNERVESLDLDGDTLVVTAPQGGEVSPDLIRQLDRQGHTVVDIDISRTSLEEVFVELTRRDETGETNQADPADETESPEASI; this is translated from the coding sequence GTGTCGCTCGCGATTTCTACGACGGATCTCAAGAAAAGCTACGGCGACGTGCAGGCGCTCGACGGCCTCTCGCTGTCGGTCGAGCGGGGCGAGTTCTTCGGCCTCCTCGGCCCGAACGGCGCGGGCAAGACGACGTTCATCAACGTCCTCGTCGGCCTCGTCCGGAAATCCGGCGGCGAGGCGAGCGTGTTCGGCCACGACGTCGAGGACGAGTACCGCGAGGCCCGCGACCGGATCGGCCTCGCACCCCAGGAGTTCAACGTCGATCGATTCTTCCCGATCCGCGAGGTCCTGATCCACAAGGCAGGCTATCACGGGATTTCGACCGAGGAAGCTGGCGAGCGCGCCGACGAGGCACTCCAGACGGTGGGGATCTACGACAAGCGCGAGACCCGCTTCGACTGGCTTTCCGGCGGGATGAAACGCCGGTTCATGCTCGCCCGTGCGCTGGTTTCGGATCCTGACCTCTTGATCCTCGACGAACCCACTGCCGGGGTCGACGTCGAACTCCGCCGGGACCTCTGGGAGATCATCACCGAACTCAACGACGACGGCACCACGATCCTCCTCACCACCCACTACATCGAGGAAGCAGAACGCCTCTGTGACGAGGTCGCGATCATGGACTCGGGTCGGAAGGTCACGGTCGCGAGCCCCGACGAGCTGATGGCCCGCGGCAACGACACCATCAGGCTCCAGCTCCGCGAATCGCCCGCACGAGTCCCCGCGATCGACAACGAACGGGTCGAGAGCCTTGACCTCGACGGCGACACCCTCGTGGTCACGGCTCCGCAGGGCGGCGAGGTCTCGCCCGACCTCATCCGCCAGCTCGACCGCCAGGGTCACACCGTGGTCGACATCGACATCTCGCGGACCTCGCTCGAAGAGGTGTTCGTCGAGCTGACCAGGCGCGACGAAACTGGCGAAACCAATCAAGCCGATCCGGCCGACGAAACGGAATCGCCGGAGGCCTCGATATGA
- a CDS encoding DUF5793 family protein translates to MRREYFDLHVSNTDWVAVDGQPAKPTLTIDFDGPSEVLEKRLAGADDGLVDADETDVNYRLHADDGDGVLSITNRITGDFVLELNADADGVLGFIRAARAYGEATDNEGRYRVIVRFEGRDVLTQDKTTFLVYNSEGNLVRQHSLIPGGVEL, encoded by the coding sequence ATGAGGCGCGAGTACTTCGACCTCCACGTCAGCAACACCGACTGGGTGGCGGTGGACGGCCAGCCGGCGAAACCCACCCTCACCATCGACTTCGACGGGCCGAGCGAGGTGCTCGAGAAGCGACTCGCGGGAGCCGACGACGGCCTCGTCGATGCCGACGAAACCGACGTCAACTACCGCCTCCACGCCGACGACGGTGACGGCGTACTCAGTATCACCAACCGCATCACCGGCGACTTCGTGCTCGAACTCAACGCCGATGCGGACGGCGTACTCGGGTTCATCCGGGCAGCGCGCGCCTACGGCGAGGCGACCGACAACGAGGGACGCTACCGAGTGATCGTCCGCTTCGAGGGCCGTGACGTGCTCACCCAGGACAAAACGACCTTTCTCGTTTACAATAGCGAGGGGAACCTCGTGCGTCAGCACTCCCTGATCCCCGGCGGCGTCGAACTCTGA
- a CDS encoding ABC transporter permease, translated as MSVVSTGLRTLVHREILRFVRRPRNTFLPPLITNVLYFSVFGVILGARVGAIEGVDYILYILPGLIVLGVIANAFENASFSIFHGRWNEYIHEIQTSPLSYTEMVGAYVSASALRGVIIGVLIGIVGAIMIPLTIGTGVGLANPVYALAFVLVIAVLFAGFGVMGGLWARDFDYLTVLNQFIIRPLVFFGAVFYPLDALPPVWRTVSLVNPMVYMVDGVRYGFLGIASIEPNVSLAVLAGAATAVVAIDVWLFQRGYGLTE; from the coding sequence ATGAGCGTCGTCTCGACCGGGCTGCGAACCCTCGTCCACCGCGAGATCCTCCGGTTCGTCCGCCGGCCCCGGAACACCTTCCTGCCGCCGCTGATCACCAACGTGCTCTACTTCTCGGTGTTCGGGGTGATCCTCGGCGCGCGAGTCGGGGCGATCGAGGGGGTCGACTACATCCTCTATATCCTCCCGGGGCTGATCGTGCTCGGCGTGATCGCGAACGCCTTCGAGAACGCCTCCTTCTCGATCTTCCACGGCCGCTGGAACGAGTACATCCACGAGATCCAGACCTCGCCGCTCTCGTACACCGAGATGGTCGGTGCGTACGTGAGCGCGAGCGCGCTCCGTGGCGTGATCATCGGCGTCCTCATCGGGATCGTCGGCGCGATCATGATCCCGCTGACCATCGGGACCGGCGTCGGGCTCGCGAACCCGGTCTACGCGCTCGCGTTCGTGCTCGTGATCGCCGTGCTCTTTGCGGGCTTCGGCGTGATGGGCGGGCTGTGGGCGCGCGACTTCGATTACCTCACGGTGTTGAACCAGTTTATCATCCGTCCACTCGTGTTCTTCGGTGCGGTGTTCTACCCGCTCGACGCGCTGCCACCCGTGTGGCGAACGGTCTCGCTGGTGAACCCGATGGTCTACATGGTCGACGGGGTTCGATACGGCTTCCTCGGGATCGCATCGATCGAACCGAACGTCTCACTGGCCGTGCTCGCTGGCGCGGCCACAGCCGTCGTGGCGATCGATGTCTGGCTGTTCCAGCGCGGCTACGGGCTGACCGAGTAG
- a CDS encoding YihY/virulence factor BrkB family protein: MNTSLERAITVGRAIVHELRIEKVTFVAGSIAYHAFVSLLPFLLLVIAVLSAVGNPPEEAIVSLAGAVLTENAGDALVRELESAGASTGVSALGGVVLLWGALRIFRGLDTAFSAIYETEAHNTIADQFADAVVVFLTVGLAIAVAWGVDAVLATDGPGLGAWLLERLVLVCGLGLVLFPMYYVFPDADVSVREVIPGVAIAAVGLVAFVSVFQFYAALRTGEDGSVIVGILVLLTWLYVSGLIVLIGAVVNAVLSNRSQDIDIDPVIGDHATDGTRALDREHLAADLRNVTANVEEGDDLRIVVGATEVRLPSPRHAMAETDDETLVLEFEWPP, translated from the coding sequence ATGAACACGAGTCTCGAACGCGCCATCACGGTAGGACGGGCGATCGTTCACGAACTCCGGATCGAGAAGGTGACGTTCGTGGCGGGCAGCATCGCCTATCACGCGTTCGTCTCGTTGCTCCCCTTCCTCCTCCTCGTGATCGCGGTGCTCTCGGCCGTCGGCAACCCACCCGAGGAGGCGATCGTTTCGCTCGCCGGCGCGGTGCTCACGGAGAACGCTGGCGACGCGCTGGTGCGGGAACTCGAATCCGCCGGCGCGTCGACCGGCGTCTCGGCTCTCGGCGGCGTGGTTCTGCTCTGGGGCGCGCTCCGCATCTTCCGGGGGCTCGACACGGCGTTCTCCGCGATCTACGAGACCGAGGCGCACAACACCATCGCCGACCAGTTCGCCGACGCGGTCGTGGTCTTTCTCACCGTCGGCCTCGCGATCGCCGTGGCGTGGGGTGTCGATGCGGTGCTCGCCACCGACGGTCCGGGTCTCGGGGCGTGGCTGCTCGAACGCCTGGTGCTCGTCTGTGGGTTGGGGCTCGTTCTCTTCCCGATGTACTACGTCTTCCCCGACGCCGATGTCTCGGTCCGCGAGGTGATTCCCGGAGTCGCCATCGCCGCCGTCGGACTCGTGGCGTTCGTTTCGGTCTTCCAGTTCTACGCCGCGCTCAGGACCGGCGAGGACGGCAGCGTCATCGTCGGTATCCTCGTGCTCCTCACGTGGCTGTACGTCAGCGGGCTCATCGTGCTGATCGGCGCGGTGGTCAACGCCGTGCTCTCGAATCGCAGTCAAGACATCGACATCGATCCGGTGATCGGGGATCACGCCACCGACGGCACGCGAGCCTTGGACCGCGAACACCTCGCTGCTGACCTCCGAAACGTGACTGCGAACGTCGAGGAGGGTGACGACCTGCGGATCGTGGTCGGCGCTACGGAGGTGCGCCTGCCGTCGCCGCGCCACGCAATGGCAGAAACAGACGACGAGACGCTCGTCCTCGAATTCGAGTGGCCGCCGTAA
- a CDS encoding phosphomannomutase, translated as MTLFGTAGIRGDVRERLTPELALAVGRAAGTDAVDREDASADIEFVIARDGRETGPALAAALEAGLESAGTTVRRAGVLPTPALAFASRGRRGVMVTASHNPPTDNGLKLFADGEEYGDDAEARIESRVEEDGSPAAWHDWGNAERIDPLAGYRDRIADYAEGHGAALDGIEIVVDCGNGMASRATPQVLRALGADVVALNANVDGHFPARGSKPTPETLGDLQAFLGDDDGDTADRTDGPTLGIAHDGDADRVVFLDETGEIVHEDTIVAILAEHYTRASDAADPVVVTTPNASSRIDERVAAAGGRVERVRLGALHVGIAAVREAGDIDTSVVFAAEPWKHIHSDLGPWIDGVASAAVFSRLVAEQGLAALREPIAERPYRKVSVDCPDDRKDAVMRQLATTLPEAFPDADIETEHGVRLDLNEGWVLVRPSGTEPKVRVYAESEQVDELREQAVTTVEAAVED; from the coding sequence ATGACTCTCTTCGGTACCGCGGGCATCCGTGGTGATGTCCGTGAGCGCCTCACGCCCGAGCTCGCGCTCGCGGTCGGCCGGGCCGCGGGAACCGACGCCGTCGATCGCGAGGATGCGTCGGCCGACATCGAGTTCGTGATCGCCCGCGACGGCCGCGAGACCGGCCCGGCGCTCGCGGCGGCGCTCGAAGCCGGCCTCGAAAGCGCGGGTACGACGGTTCGACGGGCAGGGGTACTCCCGACGCCGGCGCTCGCGTTCGCCTCGCGCGGCCGCCGCGGGGTGATGGTCACGGCGAGTCACAACCCACCGACCGACAACGGGCTGAAGCTGTTCGCCGACGGCGAGGAGTACGGCGACGACGCCGAAGCCAGGATCGAGAGCCGCGTCGAGGAGGACGGTTCGCCAGCGGCGTGGCACGATTGGGGCAACGCGGAACGGATCGACCCGCTTGCGGGTTACCGTGACCGCATCGCCGACTACGCCGAGGGTCACGGGGCGGCGCTCGACGGGATCGAGATCGTCGTCGACTGCGGCAACGGGATGGCGAGCCGCGCGACCCCGCAGGTGCTCCGCGCGCTCGGGGCCGACGTGGTGGCACTGAACGCGAACGTCGACGGCCACTTCCCCGCCCGTGGGAGCAAGCCCACGCCCGAGACGCTCGGCGATCTTCAGGCGTTTCTCGGCGACGACGATGGAGACACGGCCGACCGGACCGATGGACCGACGCTCGGGATCGCCCACGACGGCGACGCCGACCGAGTGGTGTTCCTCGATGAGACTGGTGAGATCGTCCATGAAGACACCATCGTGGCGATCCTCGCCGAACACTACACTCGCGCGAGCGACGCCGCCGACCCGGTGGTGGTGACCACGCCGAACGCCTCCTCCCGGATCGACGAACGGGTCGCGGCGGCCGGCGGTCGGGTGGAGCGCGTTCGTCTCGGCGCGCTCCACGTCGGGATCGCGGCAGTGCGCGAGGCAGGCGACATCGACACGTCGGTGGTCTTTGCGGCCGAACCGTGGAAACACATCCACTCCGACCTCGGACCGTGGATCGACGGCGTGGCGAGCGCCGCGGTGTTCTCACGGCTGGTCGCCGAGCAGGGACTCGCCGCGCTCCGCGAGCCGATCGCCGAGCGCCCTTACCGGAAGGTGAGCGTCGACTGCCCCGACGATCGAAAGGACGCGGTGATGAGGCAGCTCGCGACGACGCTCCCCGAGGCGTTCCCGGACGCCGACATCGAGACCGAACACGGCGTCCGACTCGACCTCAACGAAGGTTGGGTACTCGTCAGACCGAGCGGTACCGAACCCAAAGTCCGAGTGTACGCCGAGAGCGAACAGGTCGACGAACTCCGCGAACAAGCGGTCACGACGGTCGAGGCGGCCGTCGAAGACTGA
- a CDS encoding class I SAM-dependent methyltransferase: MDENGHPTRRGVRETYDRIGSHFAETRAHPWPAVERFVERASPTTDAIEWGLDLGCGNARHAALLADRAEQVVGIDASRTVLDTARERIRGKKAGGAIELCQADATHLPLASDSVALGVYIATVHHLPTRDARVASLDELSRVLASGGRALVSAWSTSHETFDREEGFDTTVDWTLPGGETVPRYYHIYDPAEFERDVSASALGLERVFEETGNCYAVVCG, from the coding sequence ATGGACGAGAACGGCCACCCCACGCGCCGCGGCGTCAGAGAAACCTACGACCGGATTGGGAGCCACTTCGCCGAGACGCGCGCGCACCCGTGGCCGGCGGTCGAGCGGTTCGTCGAGCGTGCGTCCCCAACGACCGACGCGATCGAGTGGGGCCTCGATCTCGGCTGTGGCAACGCCCGCCATGCCGCCCTGCTGGCCGACCGCGCGGAGCAGGTCGTGGGGATCGACGCGAGCCGCACGGTGCTCGACACCGCCCGCGAACGAATCCGGGGGAAGAAAGCGGGTGGCGCGATCGAACTCTGCCAAGCCGACGCAACCCATCTCCCGCTCGCCAGCGACAGCGTGGCCCTCGGGGTCTACATTGCCACGGTCCACCACCTCCCGACCCGTGACGCACGTGTCGCGAGTCTCGACGAACTCTCGCGCGTGCTCGCATCGGGCGGGCGTGCTCTCGTGAGCGCGTGGAGTACGTCCCACGAGACGTTCGATCGGGAGGAGGGGTTCGATACGACCGTCGACTGGACGCTGCCCGGCGGCGAGACCGTTCCGCGATACTATCACATCTACGATCCTGCAGAGTTCGAACGAGACGTCTCAGCGAGTGCTCTCGGGCTCGAACGGGTCTTCGAGGAAACGGGAAACTGCTACGCCGTGGTGTGCGGCTAA